The proteins below are encoded in one region of Coffea arabica cultivar ET-39 chromosome 4c, Coffea Arabica ET-39 HiFi, whole genome shotgun sequence:
- the LOC113738555 gene encoding photosynthetic NDH subunit of subcomplex B 4, chloroplastic, with protein sequence MAEAVMSFTIAKPNFQSTSVQTTIVDLNPFSKSLRLCPTAGLHNGRNLIGGINSKRASTCKANAFPDWPLMAVLVEHAEGQRDLITHKSIWHLSDQAIKNVYTFYIMFTCWGCCFFGSTKDPYYDSEEYRGDGGDGTGHWVYEKQEDIEERARAQLWREELIEEIEQKVGGLKELEEAGKKEELVK encoded by the exons ATGGCTGAAGCTGTCATGAGTTTCACCATAGCCAAACCTAATTTCCAAAGTACTTCTGTCCAGACAACAATAGTGGACTTAAACCCCTTCTCAAAATCA CTTAGGCTTTGCCCAACAGCAGGACTTCACAATGGCAGGAATTTG ATTGGAGGCATCAATAGCAAAAGGGCTTCAACATGTAAAGCAAATGCCTTCCCAGATTGGCCATTGATGGCAGTACTGGTTGAGCATGCTGAAGGACAAAGAGACCTCATAACCCACAAATCCATTTGGCACCTAAGTGATCAAGCAATAAAGAATGTTT ACACATTTTACATTATGTTCACATGTTGGGGATGCTGTTTCTTTGGTTCTACCAAA GATCCTTACTATGACTCAGAGGAGTATAGAGGAGATGGAGGGGATGGTACTGGACACTGGGTCTATGAGAAG CAAGAAGACATAGAAGAAAGAGCTCGAGCGCAACTGTGGCGCGAAGAACTCATAGAAGAGATTGAGCAAAAGGTTGGGGGCCTAAAAGAGCTGGAAGAAGCTGGCAAGAAAGAAGAGCTTGTCAAGTGA